One Peterkaempfera bronchialis DNA window includes the following coding sequences:
- a CDS encoding 3-hydroxybutyrate dehydrogenase: MDTSSAPLPDGPAPGSRPLAGRTALVTGAASGIGRACAAAFAAAGARVYVVDMAAEAAEAVAEETGGIALVVDLSDPAAVDGLPDDADIVVNNAGLQHVAPVHEFPPDRFTLIQRVMVEAPFRILRRTLPQMYARGWGRVVNISSVHGLRASPYKSAYVTAKHALEGLSKTVALEGAAHGVTSNCINPGYVRTPLVENQVAAQAVAHGIGEDEVVRRIMLDRTAIKRLIEPAEVAEAALWLCSPHASYITGSSLPLDGGWTAH, encoded by the coding sequence ATGGACACCTCTTCTGCCCCGCTGCCCGACGGGCCCGCCCCCGGCTCCCGGCCGCTGGCCGGCCGCACCGCCCTGGTCACCGGAGCCGCCTCCGGCATCGGCCGGGCCTGCGCGGCGGCCTTCGCCGCCGCCGGCGCCCGGGTGTATGTCGTCGACATGGCGGCGGAGGCGGCCGAGGCGGTCGCCGAGGAGACCGGCGGCATCGCCCTGGTCGTCGACCTGTCGGACCCGGCGGCGGTGGACGGCCTCCCGGACGACGCGGACATCGTGGTCAACAACGCCGGGCTCCAGCATGTGGCGCCGGTGCACGAGTTCCCGCCGGACCGCTTCACGCTGATCCAGCGGGTGATGGTGGAGGCGCCGTTCCGCATCCTGCGCCGCACCCTGCCGCAGATGTACGCCCGGGGGTGGGGACGGGTCGTCAACATCTCCTCCGTGCACGGTCTGCGGGCCAGCCCGTACAAGTCCGCCTATGTCACCGCCAAGCACGCCCTGGAGGGGCTGTCCAAGACGGTGGCGCTGGAGGGCGCCGCGCACGGGGTGACCAGCAACTGCATCAACCCCGGCTATGTCCGCACCCCGCTGGTGGAGAACCAGGTCGCGGCGCAGGCGGTGGCGCACGGCATCGGCGAGGACGAGGTGGTGCGGCGGATCATGCTGGACCGCACCGCCATCAAGCGGCTGATCGAGCCCGCCGAGGTCGCCGAGGCCGCCCTGTGGCTCTGCTCCCCGCACGCCTCGTACATCACCGGCAGCAGCCTCCCGCTGGACGGCGGCTGGACCGCCCACTGA
- a CDS encoding TIGR01777 family oxidoreductase: MRIAVTGSSGLIGSALVRSLLADGHQVVRLVRHRPEGAGARADGSTESYWDPRRQQVDTAGLIGVEAVVHLAGAGVGDHRWTDAYKREIRESRVLGTAALAEALAGLDSKPSVLVSGSAIGFYGQTGDRVIDETAVPGDDFLSRVCQEWEDAAQPAADAGIRVVHPRTGLVVASGGGAWGRMFPLFRLGLGGRLGSGRQYWSFVSLRDEVAALRFLVDGELSGPVNLTAPEPVTNREVTAAMGRVLRRPTPFPVPEAALRAVLGEFAVEVVGSHRVVPSRLLEAGFRFTDPTIDQAVAAAL; this comes from the coding sequence ATGCGCATCGCTGTCACCGGTTCGTCCGGGCTCATCGGCTCCGCCCTCGTCCGCTCGCTGCTGGCCGACGGCCACCAGGTGGTGCGGCTGGTACGCCACCGTCCGGAGGGGGCCGGGGCGCGGGCGGACGGGTCCACGGAGAGCTACTGGGACCCCCGGCGGCAGCAGGTGGACACCGCCGGGCTGATCGGGGTGGAGGCGGTGGTGCACCTGGCCGGGGCCGGGGTCGGCGACCACCGCTGGACGGACGCCTACAAGCGGGAGATCCGGGAGAGCCGGGTGCTGGGCACCGCCGCGCTCGCCGAGGCCCTGGCCGGACTGGACAGCAAGCCCTCGGTGCTGGTCTCCGGCTCGGCGATCGGCTTCTACGGGCAGACCGGCGACCGCGTGATCGACGAGACCGCCGTGCCGGGCGACGACTTCCTCTCCCGGGTGTGCCAGGAGTGGGAGGACGCGGCGCAGCCGGCGGCCGACGCCGGGATCAGGGTGGTGCACCCACGGACCGGCCTGGTGGTGGCCTCCGGCGGCGGGGCGTGGGGGCGGATGTTCCCGCTCTTCCGGCTCGGTCTGGGGGGCCGGCTGGGGTCCGGGCGGCAGTACTGGTCGTTTGTCTCGCTGCGGGACGAGGTCGCGGCGCTGCGCTTCCTGGTGGACGGCGAGCTGAGCGGGCCGGTGAACCTGACCGCCCCCGAGCCGGTCACCAACCGGGAGGTCACCGCCGCCATGGGGCGGGTGCTGCGGCGGCCGACGCCGTTCCCGGTGCCGGAGGCGGCGCTGCGGGCGGTGCTCGGCGAGTTCGCCGTGGAGGTGGTGGGCAGCCATCGGGTGGTGCCGTCCAGGCTGCTGGAGGCGGGATTCCGGTTCACCGATCCGACCATCGACCAGGCGGTCGCGGCAGCGCTCTGA
- a CDS encoding DUF4240 domain-containing protein → MYETEFWQLIDETREAADGDPDEHADLLVDRLAGLTPDDVVDFARLFEVRFRRAYRWDLWGAAYLLLGGASDDSFDFFRCWLIGRGREVFEGALHDPDNLAELVPDFDEEEDGDAEDLGYAADEAYEQLTGQSLPDLDVPEPDEPEGRALDFEDNAVMADRFPRLWDRYGG, encoded by the coding sequence ATGTACGAGACGGAGTTCTGGCAGCTGATCGACGAGACCCGGGAGGCCGCCGACGGCGACCCGGACGAGCACGCCGATCTGCTGGTGGACCGGCTCGCCGGGCTGACGCCGGACGATGTGGTGGACTTCGCCCGGCTCTTCGAGGTGCGCTTCCGGCGGGCCTACCGCTGGGACCTGTGGGGTGCCGCGTATCTGCTGCTCGGCGGGGCCTCCGACGACTCCTTCGACTTCTTCCGGTGCTGGCTGATCGGCCGTGGCCGGGAGGTCTTCGAGGGGGCGCTGCACGACCCGGACAACCTCGCCGAGCTGGTACCGGACTTCGACGAGGAGGAGGACGGCGACGCCGAGGACCTCGGGTACGCCGCCGACGAGGCCTATGAGCAGCTCACCGGGCAGTCGCTGCCGGATCTGGACGTGCCCGAGCCCGACGAGCCGGAGGGCCGGGCCCTGGACTTCGAGGACAATGCGGTGATGGCGGACCGGTTCCCCCGGCTCTGGGACCGCTACGGCGGCTGA
- a CDS encoding NAD(P)/FAD-dependent oxidoreductase has product MPAHDLAHRSSGRTTDPDVVVVGAGPAGLAAARHLSAAGLRVTVLESAQRVGGRMATVELDGFRLDHGSHLLNTSYPELSRVLDLDRLDLRPLAPGVLVHSGGRRYRVGDLRRPVARLAADRAPIGSPLDKARLGTALARLAATPTDRLLTRPELTASQALAARGLSARVVDGFLRPLLSALLCDPELSTSSRCSDLVLRAYARGRLCLPSAGIAAVPQQLAEGLPPGTVRLGVEAVAVSADGVDTLRHGRVHGRCVVLATDAASAARLLPGLHLPGFHPVTTYYHAAPEAPLAEPLLLLDADRSSPVSHSLVLSRVHPSYAPPGRSLVATTVLGRRTFDGGGPAALEPLVRRRLAELYGTSTAAWSFLTARHVEHAVPAMPPPHHFHRPVRVIGGLYVCGDHRDTSSVQGALVSGRRAAQQIIRDLGVRAPVPAAEAA; this is encoded by the coding sequence GTGCCCGCACACGACCTCGCCCACCGCAGCAGCGGCCGCACCACCGACCCCGATGTCGTGGTCGTGGGCGCCGGACCGGCCGGACTGGCCGCCGCCCGCCATCTCAGCGCCGCCGGGCTGAGAGTGACGGTACTGGAGTCCGCGCAGCGGGTCGGCGGCCGGATGGCCACCGTGGAGCTGGACGGATTCCGGCTGGACCACGGCAGCCACCTGCTGAACACCTCGTACCCGGAGCTCTCCCGGGTGCTGGACCTGGACCGCCTGGACCTGCGCCCGCTGGCGCCCGGGGTGCTGGTGCACTCAGGGGGCCGCCGGTACCGGGTCGGCGACCTGCGCCGCCCGGTGGCCCGGCTGGCGGCGGACCGGGCGCCGATCGGCAGCCCGCTGGACAAGGCCCGGCTGGGCACCGCGCTGGCCCGGCTGGCGGCGACCCCCACCGACCGGCTGCTGACCCGGCCGGAGCTGACCGCCTCGCAGGCGCTGGCCGCGCGCGGCCTCTCCGCCCGGGTGGTGGACGGCTTTCTGCGTCCGCTGCTGAGTGCCCTGCTCTGCGACCCGGAGCTGTCCACCAGCAGCCGCTGCTCCGACCTGGTGCTGCGGGCCTATGCGCGGGGGCGGCTCTGTCTGCCCTCGGCGGGCATCGCCGCGGTACCGCAGCAGTTGGCGGAGGGGCTGCCGCCGGGCACGGTCCGGCTGGGGGTGGAGGCGGTGGCGGTCTCGGCGGACGGGGTGGACACCCTGCGGCACGGGCGGGTCCACGGCCGCTGTGTGGTGCTGGCCACCGACGCGGCGTCCGCCGCCCGGCTGCTGCCCGGCCTGCATCTGCCGGGGTTCCACCCGGTGACCACCTACTACCACGCCGCCCCGGAGGCGCCGCTCGCCGAGCCGCTGCTGCTGCTGGACGCGGACCGGAGCAGCCCGGTGTCCCACTCCCTGGTGCTCAGCCGGGTGCACCCCTCGTACGCCCCGCCGGGCCGCTCGCTGGTCGCCACCACGGTGCTGGGTCGGCGGACCTTCGACGGGGGCGGCCCGGCGGCCCTGGAGCCGCTGGTCCGGCGGCGGCTGGCCGAGCTGTACGGGACCTCGACGGCCGCCTGGTCGTTTCTGACGGCACGTCATGTGGAGCATGCGGTACCGGCAATGCCGCCGCCGCACCACTTCCACCGCCCGGTGCGGGTGATCGGCGGACTCTATGTCTGCGGCGACCACCGGGACACCAGCTCCGTCCAGGGCGCACTGGTCTCCGGCCGCCGCGCCGCCCAGCAGATCATCCGCGACCTGGGAGTACGCGCCCCGGTCCCGGCCGCCGAAGCCGCCTGA
- a CDS encoding regulator, with protein MSQRPATDRPAFAPRTDRPPAAEPRPGTTGPPRSADRSHNQRLAALIEEAGFSHAGLARRVDQLGLEHGLDLRYDKTSVTRWLRGQQPRGATPALIAEVFTRRLGRRLGAQDLGLDACAPVYAGLEFAETPTEAVDIVSSMWRKDTGPHAELRRIAFTPAGLVVPSRDWLIGRTDERVAREDPQDPAAQPARAPAAGLRTPARQLGPGGRVPLQGRRPGGPAAGRAGIRADAERPAPHPQREGRGTLRVGRGDIAAVRAVGDLFRALDHAYGGGHARQALVRYLESEAEPMLRGRYGESVGRALFGAVADLTRLAGWTSFDIAAHGLAQRYFVQALRLSQAASDRVYGGFVLVTMSRQAVHLGHGREAVQLARVAQQGVGTAAPTGVQALMHASEARGHGVLGDSRSCTGALVRAERCLQAVRPGDEQPSWARSFDEAQLAAEFALCYRDLQQWRLCAQHAEKSLRLRSPGYARSRVFSRSVLATARLGMGDVDEACAVATEALRAAAEMRSVRAVEYLRDFHRRLSPYRGSTVVRAFEEAARAAGIV; from the coding sequence ATGTCCCAACGGCCCGCAACCGACCGACCGGCCTTCGCGCCCCGAACCGACCGGCCGCCGGCAGCCGAGCCGCGCCCCGGTACCACCGGCCCACCGCGCTCGGCGGACCGGTCCCACAACCAGCGCCTGGCCGCGCTCATCGAGGAGGCGGGCTTCTCGCACGCCGGACTGGCCCGCCGGGTGGACCAGCTCGGCCTCGAACACGGGCTCGACCTGCGGTATGACAAGACCTCCGTCACCCGCTGGCTGCGCGGCCAGCAGCCGCGCGGCGCCACCCCGGCGCTGATCGCCGAGGTCTTCACCCGCCGACTGGGACGCCGACTGGGCGCCCAGGACCTCGGACTGGACGCCTGCGCGCCCGTCTACGCCGGCCTGGAGTTCGCCGAGACGCCGACCGAGGCGGTGGACATCGTCAGCAGCATGTGGCGCAAGGACACCGGCCCGCACGCCGAACTGCGCCGGATCGCCTTCACCCCGGCCGGCCTGGTGGTGCCCAGCCGCGACTGGCTGATCGGCCGCACCGACGAGCGGGTCGCCCGGGAAGACCCGCAGGACCCGGCCGCGCAGCCCGCCCGGGCCCCCGCCGCCGGGCTGCGCACCCCCGCCCGGCAGCTGGGCCCCGGCGGCCGGGTGCCGCTCCAGGGCCGCCGGCCCGGCGGCCCCGCCGCAGGCCGGGCGGGCATCAGGGCGGACGCCGAGCGCCCCGCCCCGCACCCGCAGCGGGAAGGCCGCGGCACCCTGCGGGTGGGGCGCGGCGACATCGCCGCCGTCCGCGCCGTCGGGGACCTCTTCCGCGCCCTGGACCACGCCTACGGCGGCGGCCACGCCCGCCAGGCGCTGGTGCGCTACCTGGAGAGCGAGGCCGAGCCGATGCTGCGCGGGCGCTACGGGGAGTCCGTCGGCCGGGCCCTGTTCGGAGCGGTCGCCGACCTCACCCGGCTGGCCGGCTGGACCTCCTTCGACATCGCCGCGCACGGCCTGGCCCAGCGCTACTTCGTGCAGGCCCTGCGGCTCTCGCAGGCCGCCAGCGACCGGGTGTACGGGGGGTTCGTGCTGGTCACCATGAGCCGCCAGGCCGTCCACCTGGGCCACGGCCGGGAGGCGGTGCAGCTGGCCCGGGTCGCCCAGCAGGGGGTGGGCACCGCCGCGCCCACCGGCGTGCAGGCGCTGATGCACGCCTCCGAGGCGCGCGGGCACGGCGTGCTCGGCGACAGCCGCTCCTGCACCGGCGCGCTGGTCCGGGCCGAGCGGTGCCTCCAAGCCGTCCGGCCGGGCGACGAGCAGCCCTCCTGGGCGCGCTCCTTCGACGAGGCCCAGCTCGCCGCCGAGTTCGCGCTCTGCTACCGGGACCTCCAGCAGTGGCGGCTCTGCGCCCAGCACGCCGAGAAGTCGCTCCGGCTGCGGTCGCCGGGCTACGCCCGCAGCCGGGTCTTCTCCCGCAGCGTGCTGGCCACCGCCCGGCTGGGCATGGGCGACGTGGACGAGGCGTGCGCGGTGGCCACCGAGGCGCTGCGGGCGGCGGCCGAGATGCGCTCGGTCCGCGCGGTGGAGTACCTGCGGGACTTCCACCGGCGGCTCTCCCCGTACCGGGGCAGCACCGTGGTACGGGCCTTCGAGGAGGCCGCCCGCGCGGCCGGGATCGTCTGA
- a CDS encoding GNAT family N-acetyltransferase, protein MPGDDLIIRPAAAADDGPLAELDRRCWSRLAFVIPRPEPGTPFFDERHRPDRYRVAELGGRAVGYIRVVPSTSLACNAHVRQIQGLTVDDEVRGRGVGRALVEAACGWAREEGATRLTLRVLGHNAPARALYERCGFAVEGVLPGEFLLDGRYVDDVLMGRSLVAG, encoded by the coding sequence ATGCCTGGAGACGACCTGATCATCCGACCAGCCGCTGCTGCTGACGACGGCCCCCTCGCGGAGCTGGACCGCCGCTGCTGGTCCCGGCTGGCCTTTGTGATTCCCCGGCCGGAGCCGGGCACGCCGTTCTTCGACGAGCGGCACCGCCCGGACCGGTACCGGGTCGCCGAGCTGGGCGGGCGGGCCGTCGGCTACATCAGGGTGGTGCCGTCGACCTCGCTGGCCTGCAATGCCCATGTCCGGCAGATCCAGGGCCTGACCGTCGACGACGAGGTGCGCGGGCGGGGCGTCGGACGGGCTCTGGTCGAGGCGGCCTGCGGCTGGGCCCGCGAGGAGGGCGCCACCCGGCTGACCCTGCGGGTGCTGGGACACAACGCCCCGGCCCGGGCGCTGTACGAGCGGTGCGGCTTCGCGGTGGAAGGGGTGCTGCCGGGGGAGTTCCTGCTGGACGGCCGGTATGTGGACGATGTGCTGATGGGCCGCAGCCTGGTCGCGGGCTGA